Proteins encoded together in one Catellatospora citrea window:
- a CDS encoding helix-turn-helix transcriptional regulator: MTDTGADAILSALLPVINGLAATFGPTCEVVLHDYRRGEQSVVAVSGEVTGRKVGGALSEIGLAVLAQGDTAANDINYVTRTPDGRIVKSSTLPLRDSVGHVFGALCVNIDVTALRQAGDLLTALAGAPAAQVPVTTFSDDFLDVVDSLIRTEEMARGQPVGTLTRPERLALLRVLDQRGVFTVRNAVPRIAERLGVSRSAIYADLADSRKGTSAEHDPAGI, translated from the coding sequence GTGACTGACACGGGTGCGGACGCGATCCTGTCTGCGCTGCTGCCTGTGATCAACGGGCTGGCGGCGACGTTCGGGCCGACGTGTGAGGTCGTGCTGCACGACTATCGACGCGGTGAGCAGTCTGTCGTGGCTGTGTCAGGCGAGGTGACCGGGCGCAAGGTGGGCGGTGCCCTGAGTGAGATCGGCTTGGCGGTGCTGGCGCAGGGTGACACGGCGGCGAACGACATCAACTACGTGACCCGGACACCGGATGGACGGATCGTCAAGTCGTCGACCTTGCCGCTGCGGGACAGCGTGGGCCACGTGTTCGGCGCCCTGTGCGTCAACATCGACGTCACCGCTCTGCGCCAGGCCGGCGACCTGTTGACCGCGCTGGCCGGGGCGCCGGCCGCGCAGGTGCCGGTGACCACGTTCAGCGATGACTTCCTCGATGTGGTCGACTCGCTGATCCGCACTGAGGAGATGGCCCGCGGTCAACCGGTCGGCACGTTGACCCGGCCGGAGCGGCTGGCCCTGCTGCGCGTCCTGGACCAGCGCGGGGTCTTCACCGTCCGCAACGCGGTGCCGCGCATCGCCGAACGGCTGGGCGTGTCCCGTTCCGCCATCTACGCCGATCTCGCCGACAGCCGCAAAGGCACATCCGCCGAGCATGATCCGGCGGGCATCTAG
- a CDS encoding MOSC domain-containing protein, with protein MRVASIYTYPVKGCRRMDRDTAVVEPWGLDGDRRWLIVDEDGLGLSQHQHRELVTMRAVSRSGRLTLDAPGLATLDLAEPTDGEATEVQVYRQRPPAPVRAAGPEADAWLKQLLGRTARLVWLHDPAASLVPWPVPAGSGAAVSFADGTPLLLANTASLDAFNDWLAESGGPERSLPMIQFRPNVVVSEATPWAEADWVGRRIRIGGAVFHGVGECARCAVATIDQDTGQQGREPLRTLALRRNVDQKLLFGLQLTVRPEPGGHSPEDRTISVGDIVKVLD; from the coding sequence ATGCGAGTGGCATCGATATATACCTATCCCGTGAAGGGATGCCGCCGGATGGACCGGGACACGGCCGTGGTTGAGCCCTGGGGCCTGGACGGCGACCGGCGCTGGCTGATCGTCGACGAAGACGGACTCGGGCTGTCCCAACACCAGCACCGGGAACTGGTCACGATGCGGGCAGTGTCCCGGTCGGGCAGGCTGACCCTGGACGCACCGGGACTGGCCACGCTCGATCTGGCCGAACCGACCGACGGCGAGGCCACCGAGGTCCAGGTGTACCGACAGCGCCCGCCCGCACCGGTACGCGCCGCCGGCCCCGAGGCGGACGCCTGGCTCAAACAACTGCTGGGCCGCACCGCCCGGCTGGTCTGGCTCCACGACCCCGCCGCCAGCCTCGTTCCCTGGCCAGTTCCGGCCGGCTCCGGTGCCGCGGTGAGCTTCGCCGACGGCACTCCGCTGCTGTTGGCCAACACCGCGTCGCTGGACGCGTTCAACGACTGGCTGGCGGAGTCGGGCGGCCCTGAGCGGTCGCTGCCGATGATCCAGTTCCGCCCCAACGTAGTGGTCAGCGAAGCCACGCCATGGGCCGAAGCCGACTGGGTCGGCCGGCGGATCCGGATCGGCGGAGCCGTGTTCCACGGCGTCGGAGAGTGCGCTCGCTGTGCGGTCGCGACGATCGACCAGGACACCGGGCAACAGGGGCGGGAGCCACTACGCACTCTCGCCCTACGACGCAACGTCGACCAGAAGCTCCTTTTCGGTCTCCAGCTGACCGTGCGGCCCGAACCCGGCGGGCATTCCCCCGAAGATCGCACGATCAGCGTCGGTGACATCGTGAAGGTGCTGGATTGA